A DNA window from Phragmites australis chromosome 11, lpPhrAust1.1, whole genome shotgun sequence contains the following coding sequences:
- the LOC133885658 gene encoding SNF1-related protein kinase regulatory subunit beta-1-like isoform X1 → MGNASAKEGENGDMGASPELAAPNGGAGSSSADAAAARPLSDAVMLEQPPPVPYLFAPQVPVTPLQRPTEFSPVFNHSPTNGSDEPTNTPQEKGIPTLITWSQGGNEVFLEGSWDNWTSRRALERSGKDHTILLVLPSGVYHYRIIVDGELRYVPELPHVADERGLVANLLDVHDYVPESLDSVAEFEAPPSPEHSYDLQYPGDEEFAKEPPTLPPQLLMSVLGDTNNTDEHTPKPQHVVLNHLLIEKGWGSRSLLALGVTHRFESKYVSFVLYKPLRR, encoded by the exons ATGGGGAACGCGAGCGCCAAGGAGGGAGAGAACGGCGACATGGGGGCGTCACCGGAGCTGGCGGCTCCCAACGGCGGCGCCGGAAGCAGCTCGGCGGATGCCGCCGCTGCGCGGCCGCTGTCGGACGCCGTGATGCTGGAGCAGCCTCCGCCCGTGCCCTACCTCTTCGCGCCGCAG GTTCCAGTGACTCCATTGCAGAGACCTACTGAATTTTCTCCTGTTTTTAACCATTCACCGACAAATGGCTCAGACGAACCCACCAACACCCCCCAGGAGAAGGGGATTCCAACTTTGATTACATGGAGTCAGGGAGGAAATGAGGTGTTTCTGGAAGGATCGTGGGATAACTGGACATCAAG GAGGGCATTAGAAAGGTCTGGCAAAGATCACACCATCTTGTTGGTTCTGCCATCCGGAGTATATCATTACCGGATCATCGTGGACGGGGAACTGAGATACGTCCCTGAACTACCTCATGTAGCTGATGAGAGAGGACTAGTGGCCAACCTCCTCGATGTCCAT GATTATGTTCCAGAAAGTCTCGACAGCGTAGCAGAATTTGAGGCGCCTCCATCACCCGAGCACAGTTATGACCTGCAATATCCGGGAGATGAGGAATTTGCCAAGGAGCCGCCCACCCTCCCGCCCCAGCTTCTCATGTCTGTCCTTGGTGATACCAATAACACTGATGAGCACACTCCAAAACCACAGCACGTCGTCCTCAACCATCTGTTAATCGAGAAAGGGTGGGGATCGCGGTCGCTGCTCGCCCTCGGAGTCACTCACCggtttgagtccaaatatgtgaGCTTTGTGCTCTACAAACCGCTGAGGAGGTGA
- the LOC133885538 gene encoding uncharacterized protein LOC133885538 produces the protein MASSKFLALFLAFALAAATLQPSGATRVQGFEPAAANQEAGGGAEPWSNGAPAGGDAQRPSTPPGLPGVPPVPGLLGIILPFLFPPIAGLPGLLPQIPGLPSLFPPIPGLPSLFPPLPGSPPRQGGVQGGSSSPPPPQPTECMTPLVGMMPCMDYLTNITVLTPPGECCDGFKSIVSDAPICLCHGMNGGMNQFMPKPIDPVRMAILPLACGTMLPLQTLFMCNSQSVPPLMLPTPAEPPATPDAPPAVSP, from the exons ATGGCGTCGTCCAAGTTCTTGGCCCTCTTCCTCGCCTTCGCCCTGGCGGCGGCGACGCTGCAGCCCTCGGGAGCGACGAGGGTCCAAGGATTCGAGCCCGCGGCCGCAAACCaagaagcaggaggaggagccgagCCATGGTCCAATGGCGCCCCAGCAGGCGGAGACGCGCAGCGTCCATCGACACCGCCCGGCTTACCGGGCGTTCCGCCGGTGCCCGGCCTCCTCGGCATAATCCTCCCGTTCTTGTTTCCGCCAATCGCCGGCCTCCCCGGCTTGTTACCACAAATCCCCGGCCTCCCCAGCTTGTTTCCACCAATTCCCGGTCTCCCCAGCCTGTTCCCGCCACTGCCGGGCTCTCCACCTCGGCAAGGCGGCGTACAGGGAGGCAGCTcgtcgcctccgccgccacAGCCGACGGAGTGCATGACGCCGCTGGTTGGCATGATGCCGTGCATGGACTACCTCACCAACATCACCGTGCTGACGCCCCCGGGCGAGTGCTGCGACGGCTTCAAGTCGATCGTCAGCGACGCGCCCATCTGCCTCTGCCACGGCATGAACGGCGGCATGAACCAGTTCATGCCCAAGCCCATCGACCCCGTCCGCATGGCCATCCTCCCGCTCGCGTGCGGCACCATGCTGCCATTGCAAACGCTCTTCATGTGCAACT CGCAATCAGTGCCGCCGCTCATGCTTCCTACCCCGGCAGAGCCGCCGGCGACGCCTGATGCACCTCCGGCGGTGTCGCCGTAG
- the LOC133884558 gene encoding calmodulin-2: MADQLTDEQIAEFKEAFSLFDKDGDGCITTKELGTVMRSLGQNPTEAELQDMINEVDADGNGTIDFPEFLNLMARKMKDTDSEEELKEAFRVFDKDQNGFISAAELRHVMTNLGEKLTDEEVDEMIREADVDGDGQINYEEFVKVMMAK; this comes from the exons ATGGCGGACCAGCTCACGGACGAGCAAATCGCGGAGTTCAAGGAGGCCTTCAGCCTCTTCGACAAGGATGGCGACG GTTGCATCACTACAAAGGAGCTTGGGACCGTGATGCGATCCCTTGGCCAGAACCCTACTGAGGCAGAGCTGCAGGACATGATCAACGAGGTTGATGCTGATGGCAATGGGACCATTGACTTCCCGGAGTTCCTGAACCTGATGGCAAGGAAGATGAAGGATACTGACTCTGAGGAGGAGCTCAAGGAAGCCTTCCGCGTCTTCGACAAGGACCAAAATGGTTTCATCTCAGCTGCTGAGCTCCGCCATGTCATGACCAACCTCGGGGAGAAGCTGACTGACGAGGAAGTCGACGAGATGATCCGTGAGGCTGATGTGGACGGCGATGGCCAGATCAACTACGAGGAGTTTGTCAAGGTCATGATGGCCAAGTGA
- the LOC133884908 gene encoding uncharacterized protein LOC133884908 gives MAAAVVAVVSTSVCSSSRHSGGPRPRPQARLTRSLLGRPSSRRRPAVLAAAGKQPGEAEEKIPAWARPGADEPPPWAREGGGAGGAQEPGAGNVPFYAYLLASAVTAIAAVGSIFEYTNQRPVFGIIGSDSALYAPLLGFFVFTGIPTSAFLWFKAVQTANREAEEQDRRDGFM, from the exons ATGGCGGCCGCGGTGGTGGCCGTGGTTTCCACCTCCGTGTGCAGCTCCTCAAGGCACTCAGGTGGCCCGAGGCCGAGGCCTCAGGCCCGTCTCACCCGTTCGCTCCTCGGCAGGCCGTCGTCGCGCCGAAGGCCGGCGGTCTTGGCCGCGGCGGGCAAGCAGCCGGGAGAGGCGGAGGAGAAGATCCCCGCCTGGGCCCGGCCGGGCGCCGACGAGCCACCGCCGTGGGCGCgggagggaggcggcgcgggGGGCGCGCAGGAGCCTGGCGCCGGCAACGTCCCGTTCTACGCCTACCTGCTCGCGTCCGCGGTCACCGCAATCGCCGCC GTCGGCTCCATCTTCGAGTACACGAACCAGCGGCCGGTGTTCGGGATCATCGGCTCCGACAGCGCCCTGTACGCGCCGCTCCTGGGGTTCTTCGTCTTCACCGGCATCCCAACCTCC GCGTTTCTGTGGTTCAAGGCCGTGCAGACGGCGAACAGGGAGGCCGAGGAGCAAGACCGCAGGGACGGCTTCATGTGA
- the LOC133885658 gene encoding SNF1-related protein kinase regulatory subunit beta-1-like isoform X2, with amino-acid sequence MGNASAKEGENGDMGASPELAAPNGGAGSSSADAAAARPLSDAVMLEQPPPVPYLFAPQVPVTPLQRPTEFSPVFNHSPTNGSDEPTNTPQEKGIPTLITWSQGGNEVFLEGSWDNWTSRALERSGKDHTILLVLPSGVYHYRIIVDGELRYVPELPHVADERGLVANLLDVHDYVPESLDSVAEFEAPPSPEHSYDLQYPGDEEFAKEPPTLPPQLLMSVLGDTNNTDEHTPKPQHVVLNHLLIEKGWGSRSLLALGVTHRFESKYVSFVLYKPLRR; translated from the exons ATGGGGAACGCGAGCGCCAAGGAGGGAGAGAACGGCGACATGGGGGCGTCACCGGAGCTGGCGGCTCCCAACGGCGGCGCCGGAAGCAGCTCGGCGGATGCCGCCGCTGCGCGGCCGCTGTCGGACGCCGTGATGCTGGAGCAGCCTCCGCCCGTGCCCTACCTCTTCGCGCCGCAG GTTCCAGTGACTCCATTGCAGAGACCTACTGAATTTTCTCCTGTTTTTAACCATTCACCGACAAATGGCTCAGACGAACCCACCAACACCCCCCAGGAGAAGGGGATTCCAACTTTGATTACATGGAGTCAGGGAGGAAATGAGGTGTTTCTGGAAGGATCGTGGGATAACTGGACATCAAG GGCATTAGAAAGGTCTGGCAAAGATCACACCATCTTGTTGGTTCTGCCATCCGGAGTATATCATTACCGGATCATCGTGGACGGGGAACTGAGATACGTCCCTGAACTACCTCATGTAGCTGATGAGAGAGGACTAGTGGCCAACCTCCTCGATGTCCAT GATTATGTTCCAGAAAGTCTCGACAGCGTAGCAGAATTTGAGGCGCCTCCATCACCCGAGCACAGTTATGACCTGCAATATCCGGGAGATGAGGAATTTGCCAAGGAGCCGCCCACCCTCCCGCCCCAGCTTCTCATGTCTGTCCTTGGTGATACCAATAACACTGATGAGCACACTCCAAAACCACAGCACGTCGTCCTCAACCATCTGTTAATCGAGAAAGGGTGGGGATCGCGGTCGCTGCTCGCCCTCGGAGTCACTCACCggtttgagtccaaatatgtgaGCTTTGTGCTCTACAAACCGCTGAGGAGGTGA